Part of the Garra rufa chromosome 8, GarRuf1.0, whole genome shotgun sequence genome, GTTGGATTTACTTAATAATGTTACGGTAAATTTATAAAAGTTTATTACTTAAAATGAACACATTTATTCATGTAAATTAGCTTATTAATTTAACCATTTGCTTTATAAGTGCAAGTGGAAAACCATTAAACAACAACAAGCATATTTCTagaaacaaaataatttattttcttcTCAAGGTCTTACAGTGAGCAACTTCTTCAAGAAATTGAAATCATTCTCAGTTCAAGGTAGGCAACAACATTCTTGTCAATAGTAAAAGTTGGTCCTAAGGTCTTTCAACATGATGCAGATTCATGCTGTATATGGCACTCAAATGCAGAGCACAAGCCTAGGTAACATCTCCATGCTTCTGAAGCACTTTACTCGATTCCACAATCTGATGAAGGGTCACAGACCAGGTTTGATTTTTTTGTAGAAACCACTCAGTTAAGCTGAGCAAACACTGTGCGATTTTGGCTATGATTTTGAAAATCCTAAAAGGCTCCTATAATCATAGGCTAAAATCTGTAGTCTTTGATTGTTAGTTTGACATGTTCACTGACAGTCGATTAATGGCTGTTGCGATCAAATTTCACCTCCAACGAAATTCTGGCAGTGTCAGAAGTTTTGGCACACAGTCCTGCAGTGTAACATCTCCTACGACGAACTCCaaactgttttaatttttcaagACAAGCCATGATCAGATTTAATGCTAGAGATTTCTTCTATCCACATAATCTCCGCTGCTCCCGTCCTCCGCTCACGGAATTCATCTGATATATTGCCTTTGCTATGATAAACACCGGTTGCGCCGCTGTTTTCATGTGGGTGTGTAATGCTGCTTACACTATTCTTCTTAAATACGCCAGTATTGCCACCGTTTATATAATTTTCATAATAACCAACATTTCAGCCCTGCGTGTAATGCAGCTCGTAGCCACTGAATGGTTATAGGTTGATCATGTAAAACTACGGACAAGTTATCTTGCGCTCCCCCATTTTTAACATGTTGTGCAGTCTGACATTAATAACAAATGAGATCCCACAGCGTAACATGATCAGCACGTTCGTACAGTCTGACAAGTACAATCCTAAAGGACTTTTAAAAAATCGCAGTGTGTGCCCGGCTTTACATTACGTCCATGTCATTACATGTGTTTTTTAAGTAATGTGAACAAGGATGTATAGAGTGAAATGCAGTCCCATTGGCAACTATCTTTGATGCACTGTGTGACACCTTTCTATCATGGCCAGCATTAAGTTTTTCAGGAGTTTGAGCTACAGTAGCTCTTCTGTGTGGTCAGACCTGATGAGCTAAGTCTTCACTCTCTACATGCATCAATGATTCATTGGTGCCCATGACCCTGATGCCAGTTTACTGGTTGTCCTTTCTTGCACCACTTTTAGGTACTAATGACTGCATAATGGAAACATTTCACAAGATTTGCTGTATTTGCCCCATCTTCTAGCCATCACTATTTGGCCCTTGTCACTCTGATCTTTACTCAGATCTTTTCATTTGCCTATTTTTTTCCTGCTTCCAACACATGAATTTAAGAACTGACTTTTCACTTTCTGCCTAAAATATCCCACCCCTTGACAGGTGCCACTGTAATGATATACTGTAATTAGTGTTGTTCACTGTACCTGTCGGTAGTTTAGTGGTGTCTACTTTCTGATTTCCCTCTCCAAGTGAAGCACGGCTACAAAAGGCAATGTCTTGTTTGACTGATTGTACCTTTAAAGTGTGGTATGATGACAGTCCAAAATGTTTAGAAAACTTTTGTGTTTGTAAACAGAAAAGGTTATGTACTGTAATTAGGTGTTACATGTCATTTATATAAGAATTGTTGTGACTGTGCAGACTGATTCTGACTTGTACAGTATTGAATATGtgatcattttcctttttttctcccCACAAAAATGGTTatttacttgatttttttttttgttcactcTCATCTATAGTTTTGGTAACACTCTTCAGATATCATGACAAGTTGTACAGTATATGTCTATTACTTTTACTACATTTTACTGACATTTGGGTTTTAGATCCTATCGGTCAGATCACAACTACTTTGTCTTTAAATAAGCTATTTGACAACGCATGGAAACCAAATTTTTTAAAGTCTTTGGCCTGTTGGTTCCCAAAACATTCTACTTCAGTCAGGAAACATAGTGTTAGCTTTAACTCTTGAGGGACACACACAGCTCTATGTTCCAGACTGCATAACATTTCATTTCCACCATTAAAACATGCTTTGCACTGAAAGAACTGGGTGTCATTGTTTGTTTGTAACCGCTCAttatcattttttacattttttattttgttttgaatttCTGTTTGTCTCATGAAAAGTTTGTTTGTGCATTACTCAAGTAAATAAAAGTGGCATTAATGATTTTCAAGACAGTATATTTAGTGTTCTGTAGAAAGAGTTTTATTAATAGAAACTAGGAAATTAGTACCAGGAGTCCATGATACGCCTCATGCTCATGAATCTCATGCCACCCATATTGCTGAAGCTCCTGTACTCTCCAGGCCTGAAGTACCACATTCTGCCTCTGTAGTTGGGCTGCTCATAGAAGAGCCAGTGGCCATCCATAATATGACAGGACTGGCAATGAGACATGCGGTAACGGTCCATGACGTTGTCACAGTCATCCATCATCTCATACATCTGACCCATGAAGTTGTCCCTCTCGTAGATCCTCATTCTGTAGGATCCCCTGTGCTGTAGTGGAAGAAAGCTCCTTTCAGTCCTTTAGTTTAGAAAAACCTATTTATGATTATATGTTAAATAAGCTAAAATAAAGCTTACCATAGGAATCATACGGCAGGACCTGATGCAGTTGTTCATTCCAAACATAGACATGTAATCAGCATACTCTCCCCTTCTAAAGAAGTACTGATTTCCCATGTAGTTGGGATGATCGTACATCATCCAGCATCCGCTCTCCACTCTGCAAGAGTGACAGCGGCTCATGTAGGAGGAGAAGTCACCACAATCACCCATACACTCATAAGAGCGACCCTGGAAGTTCCTGTCCTCAAAGAAAGTGACCTGAaattcaaatgtaacattttagtgaatcaaataatcaaatcaaataattctGGAGTTAAACTCTGTGGACCAAGGTTTACCTTCATGGTTGCGCTGGCTGATCCTCAGTAGTTTCACAAAGGAGAAGCTGAAGCTGATTCTGCTTGTTGACTGACTGTCACCTGTGCTTTTATACTAGACCAAGACTAAAGACTGCACAGCCTCTATTGTTAGTTAATTCCTGACTGTGCAAGTTGGAACAGAGGCCATTCTAGCTTAAGCTTGGTATGTAGATCTTAGTactcaaaattattataacatacAAGTATACTGGGCAAAACGAATGTGGTTCTGATAAATTCTTAAGAAATGATAATAATACTTTACAAGAATGTTAAATTTGTTAATCTTAGGCTATGCTTTAGATATCATGACCTAACAGTGAAAAATATTTAATCTGTGTTAATTCTAAAATCTTCCCACCATTTTTAATGCATAATTTAAACATAAACATTATGTAATTTTAATGTACATTGTTATTGAAATACTAATAATTGTGAACTCCACAATAACAGCATAAGATGTATCCTTTGCCAAGTATGTCAAACTTGACTGTGCAGTTCTTAGCATTTGAGCAGGAGAGTGAAATAGTTTGAAAGTTGCAGTTTGTGGTCAGTTTTTGTATAAATGTTTGTGACCAACTTTATTGTGATGAAAATTTGATTTTAATTCAGAAATCGAATGTTCATTTAGTTATCACCAAAGCAATCTTATAGACTGTTATGCCGATTCAGAATCCTGTCTGAAATCATGTGCATGACTGTCAAGTCATAATATAATAAGGCAGCTGGCTAAGCTTTTAGTAACCGCCTATGTTTGTATCTTTATCATGTGGCTGTTGTTTTAGATTGAGAACTTCTGTCTATAtagatttggattttttttaaatgagaatgCATTTTGGAATCATGCTTAGTTGTTTTGAACCTGTCTCCTTAGCTCTGTTCATGGGATCAAAGTAAGGAGACAAAACCAAGTAAGTAGCCAGTCTGTAACCCGAAATGGCACATAACTGATGCTAGTTTTTAGGGTTGGTGGTAAAATTGGTGGAATTCTTTAAGATGCAGTATAGTGTGTGTTGCCCATATCACAGTTATGTAAAAGATTACAAAAGAATTTCATTGGAAAATTCAAGATACGTTTAATTAGAAGGAAATGGAGACTGACTGGAAGTTGTGCTTTCAAACAAAGTGTTGCTAATACGACTCATTGTCTGCTCTCTGGGTGCTGACATAAGATAACATATTGGCATATTGTGTTCCCTTTGATAAATTTTCtgtattttgtgatttttttgctttttcaaaatattttttaaaaactcttCATTTTACCTTCATAAAACCTACAGAAACCCTGATATGCAGACTTTAACCATTTTAGGATTTTGTACAATGGAGAGACTAATTAAACAACAACTCACCTAGGTTTAGAGCAAGGAAAATTTATATTTGGCCCCATTGACTaatttgttctgttctgttctttttttaatgatGTAGCAAACTTGAAAGCTTGAAAGTTGAAAGCTAGTTTGCTTGTTTAGTTATCTTTGAAAATGA contains:
- the LOC141340121 gene encoding gamma-crystallin M2-like, which translates into the protein MKVTFFEDRNFQGRSYECMGDCGDFSSYMSRCHSCRVESGCWMMYDHPNYMGNQYFFRRGEYADYMSMFGMNNCIRSCRMIPMHRGSYRMRIYERDNFMGQMYEMMDDCDNVMDRYRMSHCQSCHIMDGHWLFYEQPNYRGRMWYFRPGEYRSFSNMGGMRFMSMRRIMDSWY